A portion of the Streptomyces sp. NBC_00376 genome contains these proteins:
- a CDS encoding acyl-CoA thioesterase, translated as MTDQAPRPEGDIPGKPTAASRTTLSHIMTGSDTNLLGTVHGGVIMKLVDDAAGAVAGRHSGGPAVTASMDEMVFLEPVRVGDLVHVRAQVNWTGRSSMEVGVRVMAERWNESTPAQQVGSAYLVFAAVDADGKPRPVPQVIPETERDKRRYQEAQIRRTHRLARRRAIRELREKRAAEGIED; from the coding sequence ATGACAGATCAGGCCCCGCGCCCGGAGGGCGACATTCCGGGCAAGCCGACCGCCGCCTCCCGGACCACCCTCAGCCACATCATGACCGGCAGCGACACCAATCTGCTGGGCACCGTGCACGGTGGCGTGATCATGAAACTGGTCGACGACGCGGCGGGTGCCGTGGCCGGCCGGCATTCCGGCGGCCCCGCCGTGACGGCCTCGATGGACGAGATGGTCTTCCTGGAGCCGGTCCGCGTCGGTGATCTCGTTCACGTCCGCGCCCAGGTGAACTGGACCGGCCGCTCCTCGATGGAGGTCGGCGTCCGCGTCATGGCCGAGCGATGGAACGAATCCACCCCCGCCCAGCAGGTCGGCAGCGCCTATCTGGTGTTCGCCGCGGTCGACGCGGACGGCAAGCCGCGCCCCGTACCGCAGGTGATCCCGGAGACGGAGCGCGACAAGCGGCGCTACCAGGAGGCGCAGATCCGGCGCACCCACCGCCTCGCCCGCCGCCGGGCGATCCGGGAGCTGCGCGAGAAGCGCGCGGCGGAGGGCATCGAGGACTGA